A single region of the Triticum dicoccoides isolate Atlit2015 ecotype Zavitan chromosome 2B, WEW_v2.0, whole genome shotgun sequence genome encodes:
- the LOC119365500 gene encoding uncharacterized protein LOC119365500 translates to MRGVGGPLLTVSDLLSDLTVEGGDDHLDGGGDASAPSSPLEAHQVEEADPSELQRLFAEDYDNLMKSLQENDPSWPSLMLKLCRALKTSDKLLSYANMKAEQLLEKVEKLEHVLERGDREVGSIIEVLQSMQLTEDHQISKTNPPSK, encoded by the exons ATGCGGGGTGTCGGAGGCCCACTGCTGACTGTCAGCGATCTCTTGAGCGACCTCACCGTCGAAGGAGGCGACGACCACCTCGACGGCGGAGGCGACGCGTCTGCCCCCTCCTCCCCCTTGGAAGCGCATCAGGTGGAGGAAGCCGACCCCTCCGAGCTCCAGCGGCTCTTCGCG GAAGACTATGACAATTTGATGAAGTCGCTACAGGAGAATGACCCTTCGTGGCCTTCCCTGATGCTGAAG TTGTGCAGGGCATTGAAGACTTCAGATAAGCTGCTGAGCTACGCGAATATGAAAGCAGAGCAGCTGCTAGAGAAGGTGGAGAAACTGGAGCATGTCTTAGAGAGAGGAGATCGTGAGGTGGGATCAATTATAGAGGTTCTTCAGAGCATGCAGCTCACCGAGGATCATCAGATCTCCAAAACGAACCCACCCAGCAAGTAG